The Haloplanus natans DSM 17983 DNA segment TCATCCCCCTCGCGCTCACACTCTCGTACAGCGACACCGCGGAGCGCGACGGCCTCTCGGCCTCGGAGTATCTCACCATGACCATCTTCGTGACGACCATCGCGAGCGTGCCAGTGCTGACCGTCTTGATTACGCTCCTGCAGGACGGCGTCGTCTTCTGATCCCCTGAACGTTTTTGCCCGTTCGTCCGGTCGGTTTCACTATGTCAACGGCTACCATTCGTGGCGCGGTCAGGGGCATGGGTCAGCGGGCCAATCCGGCCTTCGCCGCCGGGGCCGTCGCCGTCCCGGTCGTCGCGCTCGCCTACGCGCTCACCGTCGCACCGGTCGTCCACCACATCTACGTCCACGTGATGGCGGGCGTGCTGTGGACGGGCATCGACCTCTTCATGGCCCTCGTCCTCGGCCCCGTCCTCGGGGGCCTGCCCGTCGAGGAACGCGCCAGCGTCTTCCAGCGATTCACGCCGAAGATGACCTTCCTGATGCCGTCGCTCGCCCTCGTCACCATCGTCGGCGGCGTCACCCTCGCGGAACGCCTCGGGGTCTTCCCCCATTCCCAACCCTGGATCGCCCTGCTCACCCTCGCCACCACCGTCCCCGCGCTCCTCCTGATCGGCTGGCAGTTCGACGCCTTCGACGACCCCCGGTGGCTCGCCGCCTTCGCCGTCTCGCTGCTCGGCGGCGGTGCCTACCTCGCCGTCACCGCCAACGCCTTCGGCGTGCCCTCGGTCACTATCCTCCTCGCGCTCGCCATCGTCACCGTCCTCTCCGTCGTCGGCTTCGGCGTCTTGCTCCCCGGCGAGGTGCGCATCTACCGACAGCTCGCCTCCGGCGACCCCGACCCGACCGTGATCAGCCGGATCGGTATGCGCAACGCCCGCCTGAGCGGCCTGCAGGGGTTCTTTCAACTCACTATCGTCGTCGTGATGGTGTATCTGCGGTGGCCGGCGGCCTAACCCGTCAGCACCAAGCGTCCCGCGCCCACGACGAACAGGGCGCCGACGCCGACCAGGATGAACGGCTTGTTGGTGCTCTCCGGCTCGAGATACCCCGCCCCGGGCGAGTCGGTCGGGACGTACACCGTCACCGTCGTGCCCGGTTCGTACCCCTCCAGTTCGGCGCTGGCCGCACGCTCGGTGTCGAAATCCTTCGAGAGCGTGCCGGGGTAGACCTTCGAGGACGTGTACGTCTCCCCCCGGTAGGTGTAGTCGAACGTCGCCCGCGGCGTATACGAGGCGCCCCTGCCCGACGATTCCTCGATTGACGTGGACGTGATCGTCCCCTCGACCGTCGTTGCGGAGTCAAGCGCCGCCGACTGGGTGGTGTAGCTGTACGCGCCGAAGCCTATCGACGCGAGACCGATCACCAGCGTGAGGGCGATGCCGAGTCGCCCGGAGGGCCCGCTGATCTTCATATCGACCGCCGACGCCGTCGTCGGTGTTAAAACACGGCCACGCGTCTCCCGCCCGCGAACCGTACGGAACGGGAAACGACTTTATTCGCTCCTACCGCGCCTACGCGTATGTACGTCGACCTCGGCAACGCGCTCGACGCCGAACCTCGGCTGCCCCGGGCGGCGCTCGACCGCCTCGACGAGCGCGTCACCGACGCCCACGAACGCATCGCCCGCGGTCGCGACGACGGCGAACACGGCTACGCGGCCCTGAACCTCCCGACCACCGCCGATCCCGCCGCGGTCCGTGCGGCCGTCGACGGCTTCGACGACCCGAGTGCGATCCTGACCGTCGGCATCGGCGGGAGCGCGCTCGGCGCCGCGACCCTCTCCGAAGCCCTCGGCGGCGCGGTCGACCACTACGTCCTAGACAACGTCGACCCCGCGGGCGTCGACCGGCTCCTCGACTCCCTCCCGCTTGCCGACACCGTCGTCCACGTCGTCTCCCGGTCGGGCACGACGGCGGAGACGCTGGCGAACTTCCTCGTCGTCCGGGAGGCGATGGAGCGCGCGGGCGTCGACTGGACCGAGCGGACGCTCGTCACCACGGGCCCCGACGGCAACCTCCGGAACCTCGCCGACCGTCACGACCTGCCCGCCCTCGACGTGCCCGCGGGCGTTCCCGGCCGCTTTTCGGCGCTCTCGACCGTTTCCCTCCCCGTCGCCGTCCTCGCCGGCGCCGACATCGACGCCCTCCTCGCCGGCGCGCGGGCCGAGGCCGACCGTCTGGCTGGCTCCCTGTTCGAGTCGCCCGCCTACGCCTACGGCGCCGCCTGCTACGCACTCGAACGCCGCGGCGCTGGCGTCAACGCCGTCATGCCCTACGCCGAATCTCTGGAGTGCTTCGCGGAGTGGTTCGCGCAACTGTGGGCCGAAAGTTTGGGCAAAGACGCCGTCGGGCAGACGCCAGCCCGCGCGCTCGGGGCGACGGACCAGCACTCACAGCTCCAGCTCTATCGCGCCGGCCCCCGCGACAAACTCGTGACACTCGTCCGCCCGCGCGAGGGCCCCGACGTGCCCATCCCCGAGACGGACCTCGACGGCCTCGCCTACCTCGGTGGGGGGAGCCTCGGCGACCTGCTCGACGCGGAGTTCGAGGCGACGGAGGCGAGTCTCGCGGCCGCGAACTGCCCGAACGTCCGCGTCGAGGTGGACCGCCTCGACGCCCACGGCGTCGGCGAACTGCTCTACGGCATGGAGGCGGCCTGTGTCCTCTACGGCGAACTCGCCGGCGTCGAGACGTTCACCCAGCCCGCCGTGGAGTGGGGAAAACGCGCCGCCCGCGGCCTCCTCGGCGGCGGCGACTTCGAGGAGGCCACGGCGGTGGGCGAGAAACGGCGGCTGGTGGTGGAGTAGCCGGTCGCCGATCCGACCCATTCTTACTTCCGGGGCGACTCCCTCCACCATGGTCAACGAACTCGCCGCGGCGGCGATGCTTCACCTGCTCGGCGGGCTGGTACTCGCGACGCTCGTCCACCAGGACGCGTCGCTCCGGGGCCACCATCGACCGTTGGCCCTCGCCGGCGGCACCCTCGTCCTCGGCGTCGTCGGCGCGGTCGGCTACTACGCCACCAGGGAACGGATCGGCGACCTGCCCGACGACGTGACCCACGTGCGCGCCCCACTCGGCGTGCGCGCCCGCGATCTGTTCAAAGGCGTCCTCCTGATCGTCGGCGCCTTCCTCTGTGCGACCGCGATCGTCGGCCTCGGTGCGAACGCCCTCGTCGCCGCGGGCGTCGTCGACCGTGGAACGCTGGAGTTCCGCGTGATCGCCTCCGTCCTCCAGTTCGTCGGCTTCGGCGTCGGCGTCGGGGGCTATCTCGCCATCACCCGCGACTGGGACCTCCTCCAGCTTCGCGTCCCGACGCTTCGGACCGTCGGCCTCATTGCCCTCGGCGTCGTCGCTCTCGTCCTCGCCCAGCTCGCCATCGCCCGCCTGCTGACCGTCCTCGGCATCTCCGTCGCGCAGAACCAGGTCGTCGTCACCGGCCAGCAGGACCCCCGATATTTCCTCTATATGATCCCCGTCGCCATCCTCCTGGTCGGCCCCTTCGAGGAACTCGTCTTCCGGGGCGGCGTGCAGGGCATCCTCCGACGGACGTGGGGTCCGGGCGTCGCCATCGTCGTCGCGAGCGTCCTGTTCGGTCTCGTCCACTGGATCGCGCTCACCGGGGCCGGCGGGTCGCGGGTGCCCTACGTCACCGTCGCCGCGACGCTCGGTCTCGTCCTCGGCTACCTCTACGAGCGGAGCCGGAACCTCGTCGTTCCGGCCGTCGTCCACGGCCTCTACAACACCGTACTGTTCGGCGCGCAGTACCTGTCTGCGACCGGGATGGGCTAGCGGACCTGAATCCCCAGGTCGTCGAACTGTCCCTGCACCAGGTCGTCGACTTCGCCCCAGTCGACCGGCGGTTCGCGGCCGTCGAGGTCCGCCTCGAACCGGTCGAGCGAGTCGGCGACCCCGGCACGCTTCGACTCGAAGTCGTCTATCTCCGCCGTCGCGGCGTCGAGCCGCGCTGAACACGTCTCGTGGCGCGCCGCCAGTTCGTCGAGGCGGTCCCGCAGCGTCGCCACGTCGGCCCCGTACGAGCCGTCCCGTCGCTCCAGCCACGCCTCGAGGTCCGCGATGTCGGCCCGGAGGTCCTCGAACACCAGCGACATCATCCGCTGGAGGTGGTAGGCCGCGAGCCACGCGCCGAACGGCCTGATCCCCGCGGGGTCGTCCGCTTCCAGCCGATCGAGGAGGCCCTCCGTGTTGTCGAGATATCGCTCGAAGCCGTCGATCTCCTCGTCGAGCGTGTCGATCCGGGTCGCGGGGTCGCCGAGCCACGTCTCGAACTTCGCCACTTCCGCCTCGACGTGGTGGAGCGAGTGGGCGACCTGGTGGACGACCTGTCCACACCGCCGGAGGTTCGCGGCCGCCTCGTACGCCGCCACGGCCGACTCGGGGGTCCTCGGTGTCGCGTCCAGTCGCTCTTCGGTGGCCGCGAGCGCCGAGCGCATCGAGTCGAACCCGTCCTCGTACTCGTCGAGTCTGGCGCGGACCCGGTTCGTGTCACGGTCGATCGGATCGAGCGACGCCTCGAGTGCCTCGAATCGCGCCTCGGCGTCCGACAGGTCCGCCGCCGTCGAGCGGTGTGATTCCCGACACGTCCGGTACCAGTCCCGCATGGTTTCGACCGTGATCCGGCCGTCGTCGGCCCGGTCCTCGATGGCGGTCAGTCCGTCCGCCACGCCGTCGAGGTCGTCTCGCGTCTGGACGCGTTCCCGGACGGTCGAGACCGCCCATCCCTGCTCGTCGGTCATGGCTGGCCGTTCGACGGACACACATATAGGCGATTCGAGCGCCCCCGCCGGAGCCCGCATCGAAGACACCATTAGCCTCCCCACCGACTGCCCTGACATGAGTCCGAACGAGGGCGGCGACGCCGAGAGCCACCCCAACGCCGCACAGGAGGTCATCGCCGTCGATGCCGACGATCAGGAACAGGGCACCGTCAACCGCCTCGACGCCCACACGGGCGAGGGGGTTCGCCACCGCGCGTTCACTGCCCTGGTCTTCGACGGCGAGGGGCGCATCCTCCTCGGCCAGCGGGCACCGGACAAACGCCTCTGGGACACCCACTGGGACGGCACCGTCGCGTCCCACCCCCGCCCAGGCCAGAGCCAAAAGGACGCCTGCCGCCAGCGCCTGATCGACGAACTCGGCGTCACGCCCGACCAGTACGGTGACCTCCGCATCACGGACAAGTTCGAGTACAAGCGCTACTACGAGAACGCGGGCCTGGAGTGGGAGGTGTGTGCCGTCCTGAAGGTGACCCTCGACGACACGACGCTCGACCCCGCACCCGAGGAGATCGCCGGCCGCCTCTGGGTCGACTACGATCACCTCCACGGACACCCGCGGGCGTACCGACAGCTTCGCCTCTGCCCGTGGTTCGAAATCGCGATGCGTCGTGACTTCGAATGATCGGGAGTCGAGCGTGACCGCAGACGACTCCCACGACGGCCTCACCCTCGCTCCCGGCGTCCGCGATGCCCTCCTCGACCACGCCCGCAAGGGGGCCGACCGCGATCCGCCGGCGGAGGTCTGTGGCATCTTCGCCGGCGAGCGCGGCCCCCCGGATCACGTGACGGCGATCCGGCGTGTCCCGAACGTCGCCGCCCACCCCCGTACCGAGTACGAACTCGACCCCGCG contains these protein-coding regions:
- a CDS encoding DUF3592 domain-containing protein produces the protein MKISGPSGRLGIALTLVIGLASIGFGAYSYTTQSAALDSATTVEGTITSTSIEESSGRGASYTPRATFDYTYRGETYTSSKVYPGTLSKDFDTERAASAELEGYEPGTTVTVYVPTDSPGAGYLEPESTNKPFILVGVGALFVVGAGRLVLTG
- a CDS encoding CPBP family intramembrane glutamic endopeptidase, giving the protein MVNELAAAAMLHLLGGLVLATLVHQDASLRGHHRPLALAGGTLVLGVVGAVGYYATRERIGDLPDDVTHVRAPLGVRARDLFKGVLLIVGAFLCATAIVGLGANALVAAGVVDRGTLEFRVIASVLQFVGFGVGVGGYLAITRDWDLLQLRVPTLRTVGLIALGVVALVLAQLAIARLLTVLGISVAQNQVVVTGQQDPRYFLYMIPVAILLVGPFEELVFRGGVQGILRRTWGPGVAIVVASVLFGLVHWIALTGAGGSRVPYVTVAATLGLVLGYLYERSRNLVVPAVVHGLYNTVLFGAQYLSATGMG
- a CDS encoding NUDIX hydrolase; translated protein: MSPNEGGDAESHPNAAQEVIAVDADDQEQGTVNRLDAHTGEGVRHRAFTALVFDGEGRILLGQRAPDKRLWDTHWDGTVASHPRPGQSQKDACRQRLIDELGVTPDQYGDLRITDKFEYKRYYENAGLEWEVCAVLKVTLDDTTLDPAPEEIAGRLWVDYDHLHGHPRAYRQLRLCPWFEIAMRRDFE